From Maribacter dokdonensis DSW-8, the proteins below share one genomic window:
- a CDS encoding hybrid sensor histidine kinase/response regulator transcription factor has product MRLNIAIIVCLISLATFGQSQTIADRYNFVTIDEGIPKSAITGILQDNDGLIWIATYGEGLYNYNGTDLKAFKQNSTDSTSINSSIVHTIYLDSKDQLWVGTSKGLNLYNRTLNNFTSYNSKGIKDVPVFSINESSKGLLFIGTQAHGLYTLDPITNKISEIRDALASNGSKSVINAIVSLPQGNMMIGSNLGLYHYNAEKDILNEQKIGNDKNSYAIQSLSVDENHNIWVGTFSKGLLKLTRNNQGVFSSQQFSFTDKRIFGIKKLDNQTIICATENDGVFVLDTFGNPIYNYTYDKFDPNSIRSNSIWSVFVDNQDRIWLGYYNKGIGVYDKFYDKFQDIQSLPYSTNSLQSPSVTGILQDTDNNLWIGMDGGGIDKYNLKTQEFHHLSDDQNYKSLEKLDIQTLFLDNDENLWAGTWSSGIYFLPKNGNKVINYTINNTNGGLTSNSITNFAQDTNGKIWIATFFGGLHSFDPGTRLFNNHADASFNTSLGKEGHIRSILIDDNDHIWIGGPYGLLKAYKNNEEKFVTQVFNEIITGDSSVENNINSRALFQDSQKNIWLGTYEKGVCKINSKQNTIEWFNTKNGLELENVSSIIEDNNGNIWIGGDSGLSMIDTITNEIFNYNKEDGLLANNFNYNAVTKDNDGLLYFGNYEGIDYFNPTNILKNGHEPRVYFTDLKLFNTSVKPNDIDSPIQKNIDQVEHLTLNAKQYVFTLEFAAINFTRANNNNYAYYLEGLEDNWNYVGNNRTATYTNLYPGDYVFHVKASNNDGVWTESPLQLPITILAPWWATKWAVGAYVLFIIGLVYIINWYLNKRREERRIIQLERSQRQQEELLNEKKIQFFTNISHEFRTPLTLIMNPIMDIMETNNYKLNKGLKEKHRIIYRNAQRLKNLIDELMDFRKLHLHKMTLNSSKINAYKFVKEITKHFEEEAFEKNILLSTETDDNIEMDFWGDPGLLEKVIFNLLSNSFKATPENGVITLGIYAHMHKVVFPLLNDSTPRNALEISIEDTGSGINKEDIEHIFKRFYQASDKTQQYFGSSGTGIGLELVQSFVQLHKGMVEVESEFGQGTKFTLLFPLGKDHLDSSELSIPTGKANKDIEEEYAMEDVSSNALFDLETENKKTILIVEDNTELRIYLKNKLRADYTVVEAENGKIGLQIALKGIPDIIITDVIMPEMDGFEFCKQIKEDLKTSHIPVIMLTAKAMSSDKIKGIDSGADAYLNKPFEMKLLKSYINRLIESRQQFLENNINDKNKITLLDNTSNLDKTFMQKVLDYVNENLGEPDLNVEHLADDMSLSRSQLYRKIKAITGMTANELIRKIRLKKAKQMIESGSDSISEVGFKVGFSSASYFSKCFKNEFGILPTELKSTT; this is encoded by the coding sequence ATGAGACTTAATATCGCAATTATTGTATGCTTAATAAGCTTAGCCACCTTTGGGCAGTCGCAAACTATTGCCGATAGATATAATTTTGTAACTATAGATGAAGGCATACCAAAAAGTGCCATTACGGGAATTTTACAAGATAACGACGGACTTATTTGGATTGCAACATATGGTGAAGGGCTTTACAACTATAATGGCACCGATTTAAAGGCATTTAAACAAAATTCTACAGATAGTACTTCAATTAACAGTTCTATTGTGCACACTATTTACTTAGACTCAAAAGATCAACTTTGGGTGGGCACTAGTAAAGGTCTTAATCTTTACAATAGAACTTTGAACAATTTCACAAGTTATAATTCAAAAGGCATAAAAGATGTACCTGTGTTCTCTATAAATGAGAGCTCAAAAGGGTTATTGTTTATAGGCACCCAAGCACATGGCCTATACACCTTAGACCCGATCACAAACAAAATTTCAGAAATCAGAGATGCTTTAGCTTCAAACGGCAGCAAGTCTGTCATTAACGCTATTGTTTCTCTACCCCAAGGCAATATGATGATCGGTTCTAATTTAGGCCTATATCACTACAATGCAGAAAAAGATATTCTAAACGAACAAAAAATAGGCAACGATAAAAATAGCTACGCCATACAGTCGTTATCGGTTGATGAAAACCATAATATTTGGGTAGGTACTTTTTCTAAAGGTCTTTTAAAACTAACTAGAAATAATCAAGGTGTTTTTAGTTCCCAACAATTTTCATTTACCGATAAAAGAATATTCGGTATTAAAAAGCTTGATAACCAAACCATAATTTGCGCTACTGAAAATGATGGCGTCTTTGTATTGGATACATTTGGAAATCCTATTTACAATTATACTTATGATAAGTTTGACCCAAACAGTATTCGATCAAATTCAATTTGGTCGGTTTTCGTAGACAACCAAGATCGAATTTGGTTGGGATATTATAATAAAGGCATTGGGGTATATGACAAATTCTACGATAAGTTTCAAGACATACAAAGTCTGCCCTATAGTACAAACTCATTACAATCTCCTTCTGTTACAGGTATACTTCAAGATACCGATAACAATTTGTGGATCGGTATGGATGGCGGCGGTATTGATAAATACAATTTAAAAACACAAGAATTTCATCACCTAAGCGATGACCAAAATTACAAGTCCTTAGAAAAATTAGATATTCAAACCTTGTTCTTAGATAACGATGAAAACTTATGGGCAGGTACATGGAGCTCTGGTATCTACTTCCTACCTAAAAATGGTAACAAGGTCATCAATTATACTATCAATAATACAAATGGCGGTTTAACATCCAATAGTATTACAAACTTTGCTCAAGATACCAATGGCAAAATATGGATCGCTACGTTTTTTGGAGGCTTACACTCCTTTGACCCAGGAACCAGACTTTTTAATAATCATGCTGACGCCTCATTTAACACGTCACTTGGTAAAGAAGGACATATACGATCAATTCTTATAGACGATAATGATCATATTTGGATCGGTGGTCCTTATGGCCTTCTAAAAGCCTATAAAAACAATGAAGAAAAATTTGTAACTCAGGTTTTTAATGAAATTATTACGGGTGACAGCTCGGTAGAAAATAATATTAATTCAAGAGCACTCTTTCAGGATAGCCAAAAGAATATCTGGTTAGGCACCTATGAAAAAGGTGTTTGCAAAATCAATAGCAAACAGAATACCATTGAATGGTTCAATACTAAAAACGGTCTTGAACTTGAAAATGTTTCATCGATCATAGAAGATAATAATGGAAATATTTGGATTGGTGGAGATAGTGGCCTATCCATGATAGATACTATTACGAATGAAATCTTCAACTACAACAAAGAAGATGGTTTACTCGCCAATAACTTTAATTATAACGCCGTAACCAAAGACAATGACGGACTCCTATATTTTGGCAATTACGAAGGCATAGACTATTTCAACCCTACGAACATTTTAAAAAACGGTCATGAACCTAGAGTCTACTTTACAGACTTAAAATTATTCAACACATCTGTAAAACCAAATGATATAGATTCACCGATACAAAAAAACATAGACCAAGTAGAACATTTAACCTTAAATGCCAAACAGTATGTCTTTACCCTAGAATTTGCAGCTATTAATTTTACCAGGGCCAACAACAATAATTACGCGTACTATCTAGAAGGTTTAGAGGATAATTGGAACTATGTAGGTAACAATAGAACCGCCACCTACACCAACCTCTATCCCGGCGATTATGTTTTTCATGTAAAAGCCTCCAACAATGATGGGGTTTGGACAGAAAGCCCCTTGCAATTACCAATTACCATACTCGCTCCGTGGTGGGCCACCAAATGGGCCGTTGGTGCCTACGTACTTTTCATTATAGGTTTGGTATATATTATTAATTGGTATTTGAACAAACGAAGGGAAGAACGAAGAATTATTCAATTAGAAAGATCGCAACGTCAACAAGAAGAACTTCTAAATGAAAAGAAAATTCAATTTTTCACCAACATTTCGCACGAGTTTAGAACTCCCCTTACCTTGATTATGAATCCTATCATGGATATCATGGAAACCAATAATTACAAGCTCAACAAAGGGTTGAAAGAAAAACATAGAATAATATACCGGAATGCACAACGTCTAAAAAATTTAATAGACGAGCTGATGGATTTTAGAAAACTGCATTTACATAAAATGACATTGAATTCTTCTAAGATAAATGCCTATAAGTTTGTAAAGGAAATCACAAAGCACTTTGAAGAAGAGGCCTTTGAAAAAAATATATTGCTCAGTACAGAAACGGATGACAATATTGAAATGGATTTTTGGGGAGACCCCGGTTTACTTGAAAAGGTCATTTTCAATTTGTTATCAAATTCATTTAAGGCTACACCGGAAAACGGCGTTATAACCTTAGGTATTTATGCCCACATGCATAAGGTAGTTTTCCCGCTTTTAAATGATTCTACTCCCCGAAATGCATTGGAAATCAGTATTGAAGATACGGGATCGGGAATTAACAAAGAGGATATAGAGCATATATTTAAACGATTCTATCAAGCATCTGATAAAACGCAACAGTATTTTGGCAGCTCAGGTACAGGAATTGGTCTAGAGCTTGTGCAAAGCTTTGTACAACTCCATAAAGGGATGGTTGAAGTAGAAAGTGAATTCGGTCAAGGCACCAAATTCACCTTATTGTTTCCTCTAGGCAAGGACCACTTAGACTCATCAGAACTAAGTATTCCTACCGGTAAAGCAAATAAGGATATTGAGGAAGAATATGCTATGGAAGATGTTTCATCTAATGCACTATTTGATCTTGAAACTGAGAACAAAAAGACAATTTTAATAGTAGAAGACAACACCGAGTTAAGAATCTATTTAAAGAACAAACTAAGAGCTGATTATACCGTTGTAGAGGCAGAAAACGGTAAAATAGGATTACAAATTGCTCTAAAAGGAATTCCCGACATTATCATTACAGATGTAATTATGCCAGAAATGGATGGTTTTGAATTCTGTAAACAAATAAAGGAAGATTTAAAGACCAGTCACATACCTGTAATTATGCTTACAGCTAAAGCAATGAGCAGTGACAAAATTAAGGGTATAGATTCTGGTGCAGATGCCTACCTCAACAAACCGTTTGAAATGAAACTGTTGAAGTCTTACATTAACAGGCTTATAGAAAGCAGACAGCAATTCTTAGAGAACAATATTAACGACAAGAATAAAATCACCCTTTTAGATAACACCTCTAATTTAGATAAAACCTTTATGCAAAAGGTGTTAGACTACGTAAATGAAAACCTGGGAGAGCCCGATCTTAATGTAGAACATTTGGCAGATGACATGTCATTGAGCAGAAGTCAACTTTATAGAAAAATAAAGGCCATAACCGGTATGACGGCTAATGAACTAATTAGAAAAATCCGTTTAAAGAAAGCAAAACAGATGATTGAAAGCGGTAGCGACTCCATTAGCGAAGTTGGTTTTAAAGTTGGTTTTTCATCTGCATCCTACTTTAGTAAGTGTTTTAAAAATGAATTTGGAATTCTACCTACAGAATTAAAAAGTACTACTTAA
- a CDS encoding VCBS repeat-containing protein, with amino-acid sequence MKSSIALRLFICSLGLFVYISCSEKTKAVNGKIFSSLDASQSGIDFSNVLTENDSLNYFTYAYLYMGGGVATGDINNDGLPDLFFTGNQVSNKLYLNKGNLQFEDITATAGVAGDNRWYTGVTMADINGDGFLDIYCSVSGKFSPKENQLFINNTDGTFTEQASEYGLADNGNSVQASFFDYDKDGDLDVYVANYPPTNFTSPTFYYSFKMKNPKSSESDHLYRNDGNKFIDVTEEAGLKNFGLTLSATVGDINNDTWPDLYVSNDFNSPDFMYINNQDGTFKEVVKEATAHTAFYGMGTDIADINNDGNLDIFQVDMDARSNRRKKANMASMNPNLFWAVVNAGFHYQYMHNCMQLNSGIYTDGIPHFSNVSRITGTSSTDWSWGPLFADFDNDGNKDLFVSNGTRKEINNNDYFNKLDKIKIKEDTLLQLSNSIPSEKIENFIFRNNGNLDFEMANDIWGIDYKGFSNGVVYADLDNDGDLEIITNNIDDKASVFKNNSSETNNFVTVNFKSDDENTMGLGNRVYVTTDGVTQVQELTLSRGFQSSVAPELHFGVGKHTTIDEIKVVWNNGKEEIKKNINSNQKLTFANKEATKIATTTTESPRIFTTDTTQFFPEYKHVENYHDDFATQVLLPHQMSAFGPALAIADVNGDGLDDYYIGGSAEQKGALFIQNDSGFVQQSSSFLDEDILSEDTGALFFDADDDGDKDLYVVSGGYEFTKTDNLLRDRLYLNDGNGEFTKVPETLMPNVISSGSKAYNADFDNDGDEDLLVLGRQVPGNYPSPSSSYILENISNDNGVKFQVHKKLQPNAFKNLGMATSAVITDFDQDGRNDIIVVGEWMPIKAFKNTPDGFIEVSEDMGLSSDTTGWWWSIEQGDFDQDGDTDYVVGNNGLNYKYKATENETFDIFVNDFDKDNKDDIVLSYYNDGKQYPLRGRECSSQQIPAIKQKFQNYESFAEATLEDVYTERSLQSSLHYQVKSFASVYLENKDGKFKVHQLPVEAQISSVNEILVNDYDKDGYLDILLAGNLLVSEVETPRNDAGYGLFLKGNGKGDFSPVSANDSGLFIPGDVKAMGIIQKGSQDKYILAAKNNDYLQFVKWN; translated from the coding sequence ATGAAATCATCAATTGCTCTTAGGCTATTTATTTGCTCATTGGGCTTATTTGTATATATAAGCTGTAGTGAAAAAACCAAGGCTGTTAATGGCAAAATTTTCTCAAGCTTAGATGCTAGCCAAAGCGGAATTGATTTTAGTAATGTACTTACCGAAAACGATTCCCTAAACTATTTCACTTATGCTTATCTATATATGGGTGGTGGCGTTGCTACAGGTGACATCAATAATGACGGGCTGCCAGACCTTTTTTTTACCGGAAATCAAGTTTCCAATAAATTATACCTCAATAAAGGTAATTTGCAATTTGAAGATATAACCGCCACTGCAGGTGTTGCTGGTGATAACCGCTGGTACACGGGGGTTACCATGGCAGATATAAATGGAGATGGATTTCTGGACATTTACTGCTCCGTAAGTGGAAAATTCTCTCCAAAAGAAAACCAATTGTTCATTAATAATACCGATGGCACTTTTACTGAGCAAGCTTCCGAATATGGGCTTGCCGATAATGGTAACAGTGTACAAGCGTCTTTTTTTGACTATGACAAGGACGGCGATTTAGATGTCTATGTTGCCAACTACCCTCCTACCAACTTTACGTCTCCTACTTTCTACTATTCCTTTAAAATGAAGAACCCAAAGTCTTCAGAGTCCGATCACTTATACAGAAATGACGGCAATAAATTTATTGATGTAACAGAAGAAGCCGGTCTTAAAAATTTTGGCTTAACATTAAGTGCTACCGTAGGTGATATAAATAACGACACCTGGCCGGACCTTTATGTTTCCAATGATTTCAACTCACCAGATTTTATGTATATCAACAACCAAGACGGTACATTTAAAGAGGTGGTTAAAGAAGCTACAGCGCATACTGCTTTCTATGGTATGGGAACAGATATAGCCGACATTAATAACGACGGCAATCTAGATATTTTCCAGGTAGATATGGATGCCAGAAGCAACCGAAGAAAAAAAGCAAATATGGCCAGCATGAATCCAAACTTATTTTGGGCAGTTGTCAATGCAGGTTTTCATTACCAATACATGCATAATTGTATGCAACTTAATTCAGGCATTTATACAGATGGCATCCCTCATTTTTCAAACGTATCTAGAATTACCGGCACCTCATCTACTGACTGGAGTTGGGGACCATTGTTCGCTGATTTTGACAATGATGGCAATAAAGACTTATTCGTATCAAACGGAACAAGAAAAGAAATCAATAACAATGACTACTTTAATAAATTAGATAAAATAAAAATCAAAGAAGATACCCTACTCCAACTGAGCAACAGTATACCTTCAGAAAAAATAGAGAATTTCATTTTTAGAAATAATGGCAATCTAGATTTTGAAATGGCAAATGACATTTGGGGAATAGATTACAAGGGTTTTTCTAATGGGGTTGTTTACGCAGATCTAGACAATGATGGGGATCTTGAAATCATTACCAACAACATAGATGATAAAGCTTCGGTATTTAAAAACAATAGTTCTGAAACCAACAACTTCGTTACTGTAAATTTTAAAAGTGATGATGAGAACACTATGGGTCTGGGCAACAGGGTCTATGTTACTACAGATGGTGTAACCCAAGTACAAGAACTCACCTTATCTAGAGGATTTCAGTCATCTGTAGCTCCAGAATTACATTTTGGTGTTGGTAAACATACCACAATAGACGAAATTAAAGTAGTTTGGAACAATGGTAAGGAAGAAATCAAAAAAAATATAAATAGCAACCAAAAACTAACTTTCGCAAATAAAGAAGCGACTAAAATAGCTACCACTACTACAGAATCCCCAAGAATATTTACTACGGATACCACCCAATTTTTTCCGGAATACAAGCATGTTGAAAATTACCATGATGATTTTGCTACGCAAGTTCTTTTACCTCACCAAATGTCAGCTTTTGGTCCCGCTTTAGCCATTGCCGATGTTAACGGAGATGGATTGGACGATTACTATATCGGCGGATCTGCAGAACAAAAAGGTGCATTATTCATACAAAATGATTCCGGTTTTGTACAACAGAGCAGTTCTTTTCTTGACGAAGATATTTTAAGTGAAGACACTGGAGCTCTATTTTTCGATGCCGATGACGATGGTGATAAAGATCTTTATGTGGTAAGTGGTGGATATGAGTTTACAAAAACCGACAATTTACTTAGAGACAGATTGTACCTCAATGATGGAAACGGTGAATTTACCAAGGTACCAGAAACCCTTATGCCAAATGTCATTTCCAGTGGTTCTAAGGCATACAATGCCGATTTTGATAATGATGGTGATGAAGACCTTTTAGTGTTGGGCAGACAAGTACCAGGTAATTATCCTAGCCCTTCAAGTAGTTATATTTTGGAAAATATAAGTAATGACAATGGCGTAAAATTTCAAGTGCACAAAAAATTACAGCCAAATGCATTTAAGAACTTAGGAATGGCAACCAGTGCCGTAATTACTGATTTTGACCAAGACGGCCGAAATGATATTATTGTTGTTGGGGAATGGATGCCAATTAAAGCATTTAAAAACACTCCTGACGGATTTATAGAAGTTTCTGAAGATATGGGGCTAAGCTCTGACACTACCGGTTGGTGGTGGAGTATTGAACAAGGTGATTTTGACCAAGACGGTGATACGGATTATGTAGTTGGCAATAATGGCCTAAACTATAAATACAAAGCAACTGAAAACGAAACCTTTGACATCTTTGTTAACGATTTTGACAAGGATAATAAAGACGATATAGTATTGAGCTACTATAATGACGGAAAGCAATATCCTTTAAGAGGGCGTGAATGTTCATCTCAACAGATCCCGGCGATAAAACAGAAATTCCAAAACTATGAGAGCTTTGCAGAAGCTACTTTAGAAGATGTTTATACTGAACGTTCATTGCAATCATCACTTCACTACCAAGTAAAGTCATTTGCAAGCGTGTACTTAGAAAATAAGGACGGTAAGTTTAAAGTACATCAATTGCCCGTAGAAGCCCAAATATCAAGTGTAAACGAAATTTTGGTCAACGATTATGACAAAGATGGGTATCTGGATATTCTATTGGCCGGAAACCTTTTGGTATCTGAAGTAGAAACCCCGCGTAATGATGCTGGCTACGGCTTGTTCTTAAAAGGCAATGGCAAAGGTGATTTTTCTCCCGTTTCAGCTAATGACAGTGGTTTGTTTATACCTGGTGACGTAAAGGCTATGGGTATCATACAAAAAGGAAGTCAAGACAAATACATACTTGCAGCCAAAAACAATGATTATTTACAATTTGTAAAATGGAATTAA
- a CDS encoding MFS transporter — MNNEHKVSLKEKIGYSLGDLSANLVFQTLVTYLAYFYTDIYGLETNDASLIIFIVGMLAAFAFNPIVGALADRTRSKWGKFRPWILFTSVPLGVVALLAFSTPDFSYTGKVVYAAVTYTLLLLLYAANNLPYAALSGVITGSMKERNSISSYRFVAVMFAQFFVQVFMLPIIQYAGNGNKAVGIEIVMTYLAIIGTVMLLITFFTTKERVIPTVEQKSSFKEDLGDLMKNRPWIIMLVLTTLVFITLAMKGGSYVYYFENYVDANSLATFIGPLLNSLKSVGINFFGDDPISAGFGLFNAGGIIFMIVGISLSKALADKYGKRDVFGSALFVSTLFIAVFYFFPATSVELMFLSQILHGFFYGITIPLLWAMIADVADYSEWKNNRRATAIIFSAMMIGLKLGLTIGSSLVTWILGLYNYIPKKFAATETVVQPDSAIEGTKMLVSIYPAISFFIAIALLFLYEINKKMENQIEQDLITRRKA, encoded by the coding sequence ATGAACAACGAACATAAAGTATCTTTAAAAGAGAAAATAGGTTACTCCTTGGGGGATCTATCGGCAAACTTGGTTTTTCAAACCTTGGTAACCTATTTGGCATATTTTTACACGGATATCTACGGTCTAGAAACCAATGATGCATCATTGATTATATTCATCGTAGGTATGCTTGCGGCATTTGCGTTTAATCCGATCGTAGGAGCCTTAGCGGATAGAACCAGAAGCAAATGGGGCAAATTTAGACCATGGATCCTATTTACCTCGGTTCCGTTGGGTGTAGTAGCACTATTAGCTTTTAGCACACCAGATTTTAGTTATACGGGTAAAGTGGTCTATGCAGCTGTAACCTACACCCTACTCCTGTTACTTTATGCAGCCAATAATTTGCCCTATGCCGCTTTGAGCGGTGTTATTACGGGCAGTATGAAAGAGCGTAATAGTATTTCATCATACCGTTTTGTGGCGGTAATGTTCGCCCAGTTCTTTGTTCAGGTTTTTATGCTGCCTATAATTCAATATGCAGGTAATGGCAATAAGGCCGTAGGTATAGAAATTGTCATGACCTATTTGGCGATTATTGGCACGGTAATGTTACTAATTACTTTTTTTACCACTAAAGAAAGGGTCATACCAACAGTAGAACAAAAATCCAGCTTTAAAGAGGATTTAGGTGACTTAATGAAGAACAGACCTTGGATCATCATGTTAGTGTTGACCACACTTGTATTTATCACATTGGCCATGAAGGGCGGATCCTATGTATATTATTTCGAGAATTATGTAGATGCCAATAGTTTGGCAACTTTCATAGGTCCATTACTGAATAGTTTAAAATCCGTTGGGATTAATTTCTTTGGAGATGATCCAATATCCGCTGGTTTTGGACTGTTCAATGCCGGTGGAATTATTTTCATGATCGTTGGCATTTCACTTTCTAAAGCTTTAGCGGATAAATATGGTAAACGCGATGTTTTTGGTTCTGCCTTATTCGTGTCAACCTTATTTATAGCGGTATTCTATTTTTTCCCCGCTACTTCTGTAGAACTTATGTTTCTATCCCAAATACTTCATGGTTTCTTTTATGGAATAACCATACCGCTTTTATGGGCAATGATAGCAGATGTTGCCGACTATTCCGAATGGAAAAATAACAGACGTGCAACAGCCATCATTTTCTCCGCCATGATGATCGGGCTTAAACTGGGATTAACCATAGGTAGCTCTCTGGTAACTTGGATATTGGGACTCTACAATTACATCCCAAAGAAATTTGCCGCCACAGAAACAGTTGTACAGCCAGACAGCGCCATTGAGGGAACAAAAATGCTGGTAAGTATTTATCCTGCCATATCATTTTTTATTGCCATTGCTCTATTATTTCTGTATGAAATCAACAAGAAAATGGAAAACCAAATAGAACAAGATTTAATAACAAGAAGAAAAGCTTAA
- a CDS encoding endo-1,4-beta-xylanase — MFHMKNNPSALFKKIKNLSFIALLFLMVNCADQKPPLPETKEVSLKESFTDNFLIGAAVNDALISLKDSLGANLIKKEYNTITPENSMKWMYMEPQQGVFEFETADRYIDFSTKNNIAFIGHNLVWHSQLAEWVEKITSAEELNASLKNHVQTIAARYTGKIHGWDVVNEALNEDGTLRNSLFLEKLGPDYLVNSFKWAEEADPKAELYYNDYNMTHEEKRKGAIELVKMLQKEGVKIDGIGMQAHWGLEDPTLEQIETSILAYADLGIKVMMTELDITVLPNPWDLEGAEVSQNFEGSEHMNPYTDQLPDSVATQLAKRYKDIFELFVKHSDKISRVTFWGINDGHSWLNNWPIEKRTNYPLLFDRSYQPKAAYHSVLEIKQDSTH; from the coding sequence ATGTTCCATATGAAAAACAACCCATCAGCTCTATTTAAAAAAATCAAAAATCTGTCTTTTATTGCCCTTCTTTTTCTAATGGTAAATTGTGCAGATCAAAAACCTCCTTTACCAGAAACAAAAGAAGTATCCTTAAAAGAATCCTTTACAGATAACTTTCTAATTGGTGCAGCTGTAAATGATGCACTAATTTCATTAAAAGATAGTCTTGGCGCCAACTTAATAAAAAAGGAATACAATACCATTACGCCAGAAAATTCAATGAAATGGATGTATATGGAACCCCAACAAGGCGTATTTGAATTTGAAACTGCTGACCGTTATATAGATTTCAGTACTAAAAACAATATAGCCTTCATTGGCCATAATTTGGTTTGGCATAGTCAATTGGCAGAATGGGTTGAGAAGATAACATCTGCAGAAGAATTGAATGCCAGTTTAAAAAATCACGTGCAGACCATAGCTGCTAGGTATACAGGTAAAATTCACGGTTGGGATGTAGTCAACGAAGCTCTAAACGAAGACGGCACATTGCGTAATTCATTATTTCTAGAAAAGCTAGGTCCAGATTATTTAGTGAACTCTTTTAAATGGGCAGAAGAAGCCGACCCAAAAGCGGAGCTATATTACAATGACTACAACATGACCCATGAAGAAAAAAGAAAAGGAGCTATTGAATTGGTAAAAATGCTGCAAAAGGAAGGTGTTAAAATCGATGGTATTGGCATGCAAGCGCATTGGGGATTAGAAGACCCAACACTAGAACAAATAGAAACGAGCATTTTAGCTTATGCAGATTTAGGGATTAAAGTGATGATGACCGAGTTGGACATCACCGTATTACCTAACCCATGGGATCTGGAAGGCGCAGAGGTAAGCCAAAATTTTGAAGGCAGTGAACATATGAATCCGTATACCGATCAATTACCCGATAGTGTAGCCACTCAATTGGCAAAACGCTACAAAGATATTTTTGAGCTTTTTGTGAAACATAGCGATAAGATCAGCAGGGTTACCTTTTGGGGTATTAATGATGGTCACTCTTGGCTAAACAACTGGCCCATTGAAAAAAGAACCAATTACCCATTGTTATTTGACCGTTCATACCAACCAAAAGCTGCATACCATAGCGTTTTGGAAATTAAGCAAGACAGCACTCATTAA